Proteins from a single region of Candidatus Kryptoniota bacterium:
- a CDS encoding glycoside hydrolase family 3 C-terminal domain-containing protein — MTRRNLSVLNFLIAVFCGVAGAQTLDQRIDTLLSKMTLDEKILQLHAQGGFNTADNLRLGIPGFQMYDGPHGVRYGNATSFPVSIGMAATWDVDIIRQVGTAIGQEFRGKGFHQMLGPSMDICRDPRYGRSPESGGEDSYLCAMITTSLIKGVQSTGCIATAKHYNVNGKENNRTNNNISISQRLLMEEYGLNFRNAVQEGGAMCVMNAYNLINGQKCAENYNLLTNILREQWGFPYYVVSDWGSIWNTAGAMNAGCTIDMGDTQYQDNLLNAVTSGAVSTSTIDEAVRDELRTKILAGMLDYYLPGDVNDVNSTAHQQLCLQAGRGSLVLLKNQDNILPLDKNSAATIAIIGPSAAVCQTDASGSSWVTPYYSVSPLQGIQNKVGTSNVVYSKGCDINSSDTTGFAAAIAAAQGAGYVIFVGGLDGTQEGEGFDRVGGSIDLPGEQQNLINRLGAVNKNLICVIESGGVCGVDACVSSMKGLIYGFYPGQEGGNAIADVIFGDFNPCGKLPVTMPKSDSQLPPYTLSYDDEYGAGYRWYDEMGYTPEFAFGFGLSYTDFSYNNIVVSPTSVPAGQSINVSVDVSNSGSRAGDEIAELYLSHTSSTGLWMPTKQLRGFKHISLNPGETKTITFTLTNDDLYYYDTTSAAYKVEPGSYVVRVGGSSDNLPLLGGFTISGTTPEPDFVVTNVKWFPRFPIAGDKIVFLAAVKNQGTGASQVDKEVKVDFYVDGNKVSQSMHFNRSIPAGGMALLCADTGVAGNSWIATEVGTHSVSAIVNPDNSLQELISDNDESSDTFTVISKPPVNVALNKTATASSVESSSYPPSYAVDGNSGTRWSSQFSDPQWLKVDLGVVYDIDQVSIMWEAAYAKEFEILVSTDGTSWQVAQHVTDGTGGLDVLTLSTRARFVEMYGIQRATEWGYSIYEFGIYTADTTTGIEPVHAVPHDYFLDDNFPNPFNPETDISYWLKARSYVTLKVFDVLGREVASLVDRVENAGYYTLRFDASRLASGIYFYQLRAGKFMSVKKMLLLK, encoded by the coding sequence ATGACTCGCAGGAATCTGTCCGTGCTGAATTTTCTGATTGCGGTCTTTTGCGGCGTCGCGGGAGCTCAGACTCTTGATCAACGGATCGACACGCTGCTGTCAAAGATGACTCTCGACGAAAAGATTCTCCAGTTGCACGCTCAAGGTGGATTCAACACCGCCGACAATTTGAGGCTTGGCATACCGGGGTTTCAGATGTACGATGGGCCGCACGGCGTCAGGTACGGTAATGCAACAAGTTTTCCCGTCAGCATTGGGATGGCCGCGACGTGGGACGTGGATATCATCCGGCAGGTCGGCACCGCGATCGGCCAGGAATTCCGCGGGAAGGGATTTCATCAAATGCTAGGACCGTCGATGGATATTTGCCGTGACCCGCGATACGGCAGGAGTCCGGAGAGCGGCGGCGAGGACTCGTACCTCTGTGCCATGATAACCACGTCGCTCATCAAGGGCGTGCAGAGTACTGGTTGTATCGCGACTGCGAAACATTACAACGTAAACGGCAAAGAGAATAACCGTACAAACAACAACATTTCCATCAGTCAGAGATTGTTGATGGAAGAGTACGGTCTGAACTTTAGAAATGCTGTCCAGGAAGGCGGGGCAATGTGCGTGATGAACGCATACAACCTGATCAATGGTCAGAAATGTGCCGAGAATTACAACCTGCTGACGAATATCCTGAGGGAACAGTGGGGCTTCCCTTATTACGTCGTTTCGGACTGGGGCTCCATCTGGAATACCGCGGGAGCGATGAATGCCGGGTGCACAATCGACATGGGCGATACGCAGTACCAGGATAATCTCCTGAATGCGGTGACATCGGGCGCGGTCAGCACGTCGACGATAGACGAAGCGGTGAGGGACGAACTCAGGACAAAGATTCTCGCAGGGATGCTGGACTATTACCTCCCTGGCGATGTCAACGATGTGAATAGCACGGCGCATCAACAGCTGTGCCTTCAGGCGGGAAGAGGGAGCCTCGTCCTGCTGAAGAATCAGGACAACATCCTTCCGCTCGACAAGAATTCTGCCGCGACGATCGCGATAATTGGCCCGAGTGCTGCGGTATGTCAGACAGACGCTTCGGGGAGCAGCTGGGTGACCCCGTACTATTCCGTCTCTCCTTTGCAGGGAATACAAAACAAGGTCGGGACATCGAATGTCGTGTACTCGAAAGGTTGCGACATCAACAGCAGCGACACAACCGGCTTTGCCGCGGCAATCGCAGCCGCTCAGGGCGCTGGGTACGTGATCTTCGTGGGCGGACTCGACGGAACTCAGGAGGGTGAAGGATTTGATCGCGTGGGAGGATCCATAGATCTCCCAGGCGAGCAGCAGAACCTGATAAACCGACTAGGTGCCGTCAACAAAAATCTGATATGCGTGATCGAAAGTGGAGGCGTGTGCGGCGTAGACGCCTGTGTCTCCAGCATGAAAGGATTGATATACGGATTCTATCCAGGACAGGAAGGTGGGAACGCGATTGCCGATGTAATCTTCGGCGACTTCAACCCGTGCGGCAAACTTCCCGTCACAATGCCAAAATCTGATTCGCAGCTCCCACCTTACACTCTGAGCTATGACGATGAGTACGGTGCCGGGTACAGGTGGTATGACGAGATGGGGTACACGCCGGAGTTCGCTTTCGGATTCGGCTTGAGCTACACCGATTTCAGTTACAACAATATCGTTGTCTCTCCGACATCCGTTCCCGCCGGACAAAGCATCAATGTCAGCGTTGATGTGTCCAATTCAGGTTCGCGCGCCGGCGATGAGATAGCCGAACTCTATCTTTCACACACGTCTTCGACGGGACTGTGGATGCCGACAAAGCAATTGCGCGGGTTCAAGCACATCTCGCTCAATCCCGGTGAGACTAAAACGATAACATTTACACTTACGAACGACGATCTCTATTACTATGACACGACTTCGGCGGCCTACAAAGTAGAGCCGGGTTCGTACGTCGTGAGAGTCGGAGGCTCGTCGGATAATTTGCCGCTTCTCGGCGGTTTCACGATCAGCGGTACGACTCCAGAACCTGATTTTGTCGTGACAAACGTGAAGTGGTTCCCGCGATTCCCGATTGCTGGCGACAAGATTGTGTTCCTTGCGGCCGTCAAAAATCAAGGGACCGGGGCAAGCCAGGTTGATAAGGAGGTGAAGGTCGATTTCTATGTCGACGGCAACAAAGTGAGCCAGTCCATGCATTTTAATAGATCGATACCTGCGGGTGGGATGGCGTTGCTCTGCGCGGATACTGGCGTCGCGGGCAATTCGTGGATCGCAACCGAAGTCGGCACTCATTCAGTTAGCGCCATTGTGAATCCTGATAATTCCCTCCAGGAACTCATTAGCGATAACGACGAGAGCTCGGACACGTTCACCGTTATTTCAAAACCGCCGGTGAACGTGGCGTTAAACAAAACCGCAACAGCCTCATCCGTCGAATCATCGTCGTATCCGCCGTCATATGCAGTCGATGGAAATTCAGGAACGCGCTGGTCTTCGCAATTCTCTGATCCGCAGTGGCTCAAAGTCGATCTTGGAGTAGTCTACGACATCGACCAGGTTTCGATAATGTGGGAAGCGGCCTATGCGAAAGAGTTCGAGATCCTCGTTTCTACAGATGGGACAAGTTGGCAGGTTGCACAACATGTTACGGACGGGACAGGCGGACTGGATGTCTTGACTCTGTCGACCCGCGCAAGGTTCGTCGAGATGTATGGCATACAGAGAGCGACGGAGTGGGGCTATTCCATTTACGAATTTGGGATTTACACCGCGGACACGACAACGGGAATAGAACCGGTACATGCGGTGCCGCATGATTATTTTCTGGATGATAATTTTCCAAACCCGTTTAATCCGGAAACGGATATTAGCTATTGGCTCAAAGCCAGAAGTTATGTGACCCTGAAAGTGTTTGACGTTTTGGGTCGAGAGGTCGCTTCACTCGTCGATAGGGTGGAGAACGCCGGATATTACACGCTGAGATTTGACGCGAGCCGACTGGCAAGTGGAATCTATTTCTACCAGCTGAGGGCGGGAAAATTCATGTCGGTCAAGAAGATGCTACTTCTGAAATAG
- a CDS encoding sodium/solute symporter (Members of the Solute:Sodium Symporter (SSS), TC 2.A.21 as described in tcdb.org, catalyze solute:Na+ symport. Known solutes for members of the family include sugars, amino acids, nucleosides, inositols, vitamins, urea or anions, depending on the system.) encodes MSVNFTLLDSIVMLSYLLVVIAMGFYYSGKRDQNFKDYFFAGKNVGWFAVGMSIFATNISSEHFIGLAGAGATRGLAVGQFELMAIFVLILLGWVIAPIYMKADVSTTPEFLGKKFDTSLRKLFAGISIVIYIFTKITVTLFAGGILFYKLFGMNIYTSAVLVVLFTGLYSIVGGANAVIRTNVFQGIVLIAGAVLLTAFGLSYVGGFSGLQQKLPPDFFHMFKSASDPDYPWTGVLFGAPIIAFWYWLTDQYFIQKVLSARSINDARRGSLLAASLKVLPLFVLVLPGLLAAAIFPGLSGDQTYPTLLASSLLPSGVKGVVVSGLLAAVMSSLASTFNTTAVLVTNDFYRVRHPESGDRELVLVGRLATTITVVVAILSIPLIKLINSQVYLFLQSIQGYVSPPIAAVFLFAFVMKKKGSAAAAIWTLIIGESVGAFRMVSEMLVKSGMSGSRLLQPFVEMNFLHFSIFLFLFSAVVFVSISLLVRSRTADRESEARLKMDLSYSEFNVVSNNDGAVGSVRANWLFSLFILMLVAGLWSIWF; translated from the coding sequence TTGTCCGTTAATTTTACTCTGTTAGACAGTATCGTCATGCTGTCGTATCTCCTGGTAGTGATCGCGATGGGCTTTTACTACTCGGGAAAGAGGGATCAGAATTTCAAAGACTATTTTTTCGCGGGCAAGAATGTCGGATGGTTCGCCGTGGGCATGTCCATATTCGCAACGAACATTTCGAGTGAGCATTTCATTGGATTAGCCGGCGCCGGTGCCACGAGAGGTCTTGCAGTCGGGCAGTTCGAGCTGATGGCGATCTTTGTGCTCATTCTCCTCGGATGGGTAATCGCCCCGATCTACATGAAGGCCGACGTTTCGACGACACCGGAATTCCTCGGGAAGAAATTCGATACGTCGCTCCGAAAACTCTTCGCGGGCATTTCCATCGTGATATACATATTCACAAAGATTACCGTGACCCTGTTTGCGGGAGGGATACTATTCTACAAGTTGTTCGGCATGAACATTTACACTTCTGCCGTTCTCGTCGTGCTTTTCACCGGGCTGTATTCGATCGTCGGTGGGGCGAATGCCGTCATACGGACGAATGTTTTCCAGGGAATAGTACTGATTGCGGGTGCGGTACTTCTCACGGCATTCGGATTGAGTTATGTCGGTGGTTTTTCGGGGCTTCAGCAGAAGCTTCCGCCTGATTTCTTCCACATGTTCAAGTCCGCGAGCGATCCGGATTATCCGTGGACCGGCGTCCTGTTCGGCGCGCCGATAATCGCATTCTGGTACTGGTTGACGGATCAATATTTCATTCAGAAAGTATTGTCGGCGCGGAGCATCAACGATGCCAGAAGAGGTTCGCTCCTGGCAGCATCGTTAAAGGTGCTTCCGCTTTTTGTGCTCGTTCTCCCCGGGCTTCTTGCGGCGGCGATATTCCCCGGATTGAGCGGGGACCAGACTTACCCGACGCTGCTCGCGAGCAGCCTCCTCCCGAGCGGGGTGAAAGGCGTAGTCGTTTCAGGTCTTCTCGCTGCTGTCATGTCTTCGCTGGCGAGCACGTTCAATACCACCGCAGTCCTTGTGACAAACGATTTCTATCGCGTCCGGCACCCGGAATCCGGTGATCGAGAGCTTGTCCTGGTCGGTCGGCTGGCCACTACGATTACGGTGGTAGTCGCGATTCTAAGCATACCGCTGATTAAACTGATCAACTCACAGGTATATCTTTTTCTCCAAAGCATCCAGGGATATGTGAGCCCGCCTATCGCGGCTGTTTTCCTTTTCGCGTTCGTGATGAAAAAGAAAGGGAGTGCGGCGGCAGCCATCTGGACTCTCATAATCGGAGAGAGTGTCGGTGCGTTCCGCATGGTGAGCGAGATGCTCGTTAAGTCGGGCATGTCCGGGAGCCGGTTGCTGCAGCCGTTCGTGGAAATGAACTTCCTCCACTTTTCGATATTCCTGTTCTTGTTCAGTGCCGTGGTCTTTGTGTCGATAAGTCTTCTCGTCAGGAGCCGCACAGCCGACAGAGAGTCCGAGGCAAGGCTGAAAATGGATTTGTCGTATTCGGAATTCAATGTTGTTTCCAACAACGACGGTGCCGTCGGTTCGGTCAGGGCCAATTGGCTGTTCTCGCTTTTCATCCTGATGCTGGTGGCAGGTCTATGGAGTATCTGGTTCTAA
- a CDS encoding T9SS type A sorting domain-containing protein yields MKRIVLPVLFAVVAWSTAVYAQEAMIDSLSGIASDPNFVWVANVEGGASTFVWAQDAADKPAGFISSLDIKTKIDSLHAWGSFAQLIYRLPSGQYMDLSSSDTLRLWVKVVKAPLHPEYMSFRIQIVDQDQASDPSETYIYQNDLLLDNTGSWVQLKVPLHEINSQGGTVVPADSGFVEAPYGWGGFTWNNHKLDLANIIGWNIVMVTTTTVLNPNPPAGYSNVPLDSLEVKFAGFDRTGNKPVPFVVFNGIATPANLSIFTWGNASVATETKNGPFPNTNSLHWVMGDQWSNGWNGWGYNVAPAFNLSGGWPVDSLKFYMKADTGVDSMSVQFEDGSAKVRADFNVIQDGNWHQYVIALRDITWRQDTNPGDFNPANVAVWQIMSAQDGKAGKNVWMSDIWTGNPPHPVPPVAVTGLAVVTNSNYTNIISWNDVPNQTNETYNVYYSTTPITTVDTSIVDVAATGIAHGTDSYTHLLMSPKTNQTVQYYYAVVCKSSDGLLGNVAASSTSYSNTAKGVPTIAPLWKLSSPFNFVADGNLAEWKSAGITPFRLYVSDGSGTPVSNSKISGDDVSSGDIYVAMDKTYLYVAGHINTNNIVFTASQSSWFNTSTDLFLGLYDYHGAPHSGLQGGPQPDYHFRFAEDRVIVDNNGTDSLVLPGTNYYWAQRLVPDPLDGYNFEVKVSWADIAHKRHGGYTGTDSVFLPLVGQRIPFDIELSSVSSGATQRDGQLDYSPIAQGNSYANVSLWSFTWVGDQMVVGVKPNATPNTYELSQNYPNPFNPTTTIKYSLMRSGQVTLTVFNVLGEKVTTLVDRFQTAGSYTVTFDASKYASGIYFYEVKAGSFRSVKKMMMIK; encoded by the coding sequence GTGAAAAGGATCGTGTTACCCGTTCTCTTTGCTGTCGTCGCCTGGTCTACTGCAGTTTACGCGCAGGAGGCCATGATAGACAGTTTGAGCGGCATCGCTTCCGATCCGAATTTCGTGTGGGTCGCGAACGTTGAAGGAGGCGCGAGCACATTTGTCTGGGCTCAGGATGCGGCGGACAAACCAGCCGGTTTCATTTCCTCGCTCGATATTAAGACAAAGATCGACTCGCTTCACGCATGGGGGAGCTTTGCGCAGCTTATCTACAGGCTGCCGTCAGGGCAGTACATGGACTTGAGCTCCAGCGATACGCTGAGGCTGTGGGTGAAAGTCGTGAAGGCTCCGCTCCACCCCGAGTACATGTCTTTTAGAATTCAAATCGTCGACCAGGATCAGGCCTCCGATCCGTCCGAAACTTATATCTACCAGAATGATCTGCTGCTCGACAACACCGGCAGCTGGGTCCAGCTTAAGGTCCCGCTGCATGAAATCAATTCGCAAGGTGGTACGGTCGTACCTGCCGACAGCGGATTCGTTGAAGCTCCTTACGGCTGGGGCGGATTTACATGGAACAACCACAAACTGGATCTTGCAAACATCATCGGGTGGAACATTGTCATGGTAACCACCACGACCGTCCTTAACCCGAATCCGCCTGCGGGCTATTCGAATGTTCCCCTGGATTCGCTTGAAGTCAAGTTCGCCGGCTTCGACAGGACAGGCAACAAGCCCGTTCCGTTCGTGGTCTTCAACGGAATAGCAACTCCTGCCAACCTTTCTATATTCACCTGGGGGAATGCCAGCGTCGCTACTGAAACGAAGAACGGTCCATTCCCGAACACAAATTCACTCCATTGGGTCATGGGAGATCAATGGAGCAACGGCTGGAACGGTTGGGGGTATAATGTTGCCCCGGCGTTCAACCTCTCGGGCGGCTGGCCTGTCGACAGTCTGAAGTTCTATATGAAAGCCGATACCGGCGTCGACTCGATGAGCGTCCAGTTTGAGGACGGGAGTGCTAAGGTCAGAGCCGACTTCAATGTGATCCAGGATGGTAACTGGCACCAGTACGTAATCGCGCTCCGCGATATTACTTGGCGCCAGGATACAAATCCCGGAGACTTCAATCCGGCAAACGTCGCGGTATGGCAGATCATGTCCGCGCAGGATGGAAAGGCGGGAAAGAACGTGTGGATGTCCGACATCTGGACCGGCAATCCACCCCATCCTGTACCACCGGTTGCGGTAACCGGTCTCGCAGTCGTGACGAATTCGAATTACACGAATATCATAAGCTGGAACGACGTCCCGAATCAGACTAACGAGACATATAACGTCTACTATTCCACAACCCCGATAACGACGGTCGACACGTCGATCGTTGATGTCGCGGCGACAGGGATTGCACATGGGACGGATTCGTACACCCACCTTCTCATGTCGCCTAAGACCAATCAGACGGTGCAGTATTACTATGCAGTCGTGTGCAAGAGCAGTGATGGACTTCTCGGCAATGTCGCGGCTTCGAGCACATCCTATTCGAATACCGCGAAGGGCGTACCCACAATTGCTCCTTTATGGAAACTCAGTTCGCCCTTCAACTTCGTGGCGGACGGTAATCTCGCCGAATGGAAGAGTGCGGGGATTACACCGTTCAGACTCTATGTCAGCGACGGCAGCGGCACGCCGGTATCCAACAGTAAGATATCGGGCGATGATGTGAGCTCCGGCGATATCTATGTGGCAATGGACAAGACCTACCTGTACGTGGCCGGCCACATCAACACCAATAACATTGTGTTCACCGCGAGTCAATCTTCCTGGTTTAACACTTCGACCGATCTGTTCCTCGGTCTTTATGACTATCATGGAGCACCTCACAGCGGTCTTCAGGGTGGACCGCAGCCCGATTACCACTTCAGATTTGCAGAGGATCGGGTGATCGTAGACAATAACGGAACCGATTCGCTCGTTCTTCCGGGCACCAACTACTACTGGGCACAAAGGCTGGTTCCTGATCCGCTCGATGGGTACAACTTCGAAGTGAAGGTGTCATGGGCCGATATTGCGCACAAGAGACATGGTGGTTACACCGGAACGGACAGCGTGTTTCTACCGCTTGTCGGACAGAGAATTCCGTTCGATATCGAGCTGAGCAGCGTGAGTTCAGGCGCGACTCAAAGAGATGGACAGCTTGACTATTCGCCGATTGCGCAGGGTAATTCATACGCAAATGTAAGCTTGTGGTCGTTTACCTGGGTCGGGGACCAGATGGTTGTCGGAGTGAAACCAAACGCAACTCCGAACACCTATGAGCTCTCGCAGAATTATCCGAACCCGTTCAATCCGACCACTACCATCAAGTATTCGCTGATGAGGTCCGGCCAGGTCACCTTGACGGTGTTCAATGTATTGGGCGAGAAGGTCACGACTCTTGTCGATCGCTTCCAGACCGCAGGGAGCTACACGGTCACGTTTGACGCATCGAAATATGCCAGCGGCATTTATTTCTATGAGGTCAAAGCCGGCTCCTTCCGGAGTGTAAAGAAAATGATGATGATTAAGTAA
- a CDS encoding TonB-dependent receptor, whose translation MSDRYIANVIRLKNFTFCVRRLLIVPLICAGLSSISLAGTTGKLAGRITDSQTGDAVVGASIMIQGTSLGAATDLNGYYYVDYIPPGEYTVVISAVGYQKVTVNQVPIKIDLTFTLDRKLEQKAVNTQEVVITAERPLVQKDLTSTAVTVSASDISKMPVENVVQIIGLQAGVVGGHFRGGRSDEVAYLVDGLPVTDPFNGSLPLQMENSSIREMEVISGTFNAEYGQAMSGIVNIVTKDGGESFHGSASAYTGDYVTTHTSLFPNVGRLTTFRTRDYEFTLGGPSIISDNLTFFTAGRYFSDPGYLYGTRIYRTTDITPFELTDPSGNAILDQNNNPIYIMPHSGDSAYVPMNPSRLLSVDGKLSYSFPGLKLSYGIFYNDTWNKYYSRAWAWTPDGLMNNYMTNWIHNIQITNVPSQEVFQSLKFAVNRYDYKGYVYENPYDPRYVDPNQGGPLSNYTFQSGGQQSGRYERETIESILQWQFSDQVSNHHQLGAGLELDWYKLYDHEYNLVSPTSGTGIDSVYTPIYLQLGAISNQDVAGNQAYTKYPTQFAAYVQDKAEYDIMIVNIGLRFDYFKPNTQYLYDLKNPLRDPNFPNAGKMVEATAKTQLSPRLGISFPITDNGIIHFSYGHFFQIPSFSNLYDNPGELVLETGGLASVMGNPDLNAQKTVMYEIGLQQALSSDLSLDFTVYDRDIRNWLGMEIINTYQGVNYGRYINRDYANVKGFIVTLDKRFSELFSLKVDYTFQIAEGDASDPMSVFYNNQTSPPIETNKIFVPLDWDQRNTLNIEADLGKADDWSIGLIFNYGSGFPYTEDVRISQGLLFDNNGVKPPTYNVDLRAQKSFRIAGGLNANLFALVYNVLDIKNEYNVNAATGRANDYLQQDITSAGTIIGLNTLQQYINDPSSYSAPRSVRIGCSLDF comes from the coding sequence ATGAGTGATCGTTACATAGCGAATGTGATCCGCCTGAAAAATTTTACATTTTGTGTCCGGCGCCTTCTGATTGTCCCGCTGATCTGCGCAGGGCTTTCGAGCATCTCGCTTGCCGGAACGACAGGCAAGCTTGCCGGCAGGATTACAGATTCCCAGACGGGGGATGCGGTGGTCGGCGCGAGCATAATGATACAGGGGACGTCGCTCGGTGCCGCAACTGACCTGAACGGCTATTACTACGTCGACTATATCCCGCCCGGTGAATACACGGTCGTCATCAGCGCTGTCGGTTACCAGAAAGTCACCGTCAACCAGGTTCCCATCAAAATCGATCTGACATTTACGCTGGATCGGAAGCTGGAACAGAAGGCAGTCAACACGCAGGAAGTCGTCATTACCGCTGAGCGTCCGCTTGTCCAGAAAGATCTGACTTCGACCGCAGTCACCGTCTCGGCAAGCGATATAAGCAAGATGCCAGTAGAGAATGTTGTGCAAATCATCGGCTTGCAGGCGGGAGTCGTCGGTGGACATTTCAGGGGCGGACGATCGGACGAAGTCGCGTACCTCGTCGACGGATTGCCGGTAACGGATCCGTTCAACGGTTCGCTTCCCCTCCAGATGGAGAATTCTTCCATCAGGGAAATGGAGGTTATAAGCGGAACATTCAACGCCGAATACGGGCAGGCGATGTCCGGCATCGTCAACATAGTCACCAAGGACGGCGGCGAGAGTTTCCACGGCTCGGCATCTGCATACACAGGCGACTACGTCACTACACATACGTCTCTCTTCCCGAACGTCGGAAGACTCACGACATTCAGGACGAGGGACTACGAATTCACACTCGGTGGTCCATCGATAATTTCTGATAACCTGACTTTCTTCACTGCCGGCAGATACTTTTCCGATCCGGGCTACCTTTACGGCACGAGGATTTACAGGACAACGGACATCACACCCTTCGAGCTTACCGACCCGAGCGGGAATGCGATACTCGATCAGAACAATAATCCGATTTACATCATGCCCCATTCGGGGGATTCTGCTTACGTACCCATGAACCCGTCGCGATTGCTTTCCGTTGACGGAAAGCTCTCATATTCATTCCCCGGACTGAAACTGTCCTATGGAATATTCTACAACGATACCTGGAACAAGTATTATAGTCGCGCATGGGCATGGACACCTGACGGTCTGATGAATAATTACATGACCAATTGGATTCACAATATCCAAATCACAAACGTTCCCTCACAAGAAGTTTTCCAGTCGCTCAAGTTTGCTGTTAACCGGTACGATTACAAAGGCTACGTCTACGAGAACCCATATGACCCCCGATATGTCGATCCCAACCAGGGAGGGCCACTGTCGAATTACACATTTCAATCCGGCGGACAACAATCGGGAAGATACGAACGTGAAACGATCGAAAGCATACTGCAGTGGCAATTCAGCGATCAAGTCTCAAATCACCACCAGCTGGGTGCTGGACTCGAACTCGACTGGTACAAACTTTACGATCACGAATACAATCTGGTGAGTCCCACGTCTGGAACAGGAATCGATAGTGTCTACACCCCTATATATCTGCAGCTTGGAGCGATAAGCAACCAGGATGTAGCAGGCAACCAGGCTTACACTAAATACCCGACACAGTTCGCCGCTTATGTCCAGGACAAGGCGGAATACGATATCATGATCGTCAATATCGGTCTACGCTTCGACTATTTTAAGCCGAACACACAATACCTTTACGACCTAAAAAACCCACTCCGCGATCCGAACTTCCCCAATGCCGGCAAGATGGTTGAGGCAACGGCGAAAACCCAGCTCAGTCCGAGGCTCGGCATCTCCTTTCCTATCACCGACAACGGGATCATACACTTCTCCTACGGTCACTTCTTCCAGATACCAAGTTTCTCAAACCTGTATGACAACCCTGGAGAGCTTGTCCTCGAAACCGGCGGACTCGCGAGCGTGATGGGGAATCCGGACCTTAATGCACAGAAGACCGTGATGTACGAGATCGGACTGCAGCAGGCGCTTTCTTCCGACCTGTCTCTTGATTTCACCGTATATGACAGGGATATCCGAAACTGGCTCGGCATGGAGATCATCAACACGTACCAGGGTGTCAACTACGGGCGGTACATCAACAGAGATTACGCAAACGTCAAAGGGTTTATCGTCACGCTTGATAAAAGATTCTCCGAGCTTTTCAGCCTGAAAGTGGATTACACATTCCAGATTGCAGAAGGCGATGCGTCTGATCCCATGTCAGTGTTTTATAATAATCAAACCTCTCCACCGATCGAGACAAACAAGATCTTCGTTCCGCTCGATTGGGACCAGCGTAATACTTTGAATATAGAGGCGGACTTAGGAAAGGCAGACGACTGGTCGATCGGCTTGATCTTCAATTACGGCTCGGGATTCCCGTACACCGAAGACGTTCGGATTTCGCAGGGGCTTCTCTTCGATAACAACGGCGTGAAGCCACCGACATACAACGTCGACCTTCGCGCACAGAAGTCATTCAGGATAGCCGGTGGCCTCAACGCTAACTTGTTCGCGCTCGTGTATAATGTCCTCGACATCAAGAACGAATACAACGTGAATGCCGCGACCGGCCGCGCGAACGATTATCTGCAGCAGGATATCACCAGCGCCGGGACGATAATAGGTTTGAATACTTTGCAGCAATATATAAACGATCCATCAAGTTACTCTGCGCCGCGTTCGGTCCGTATCGGCTGCAGTCTCGATTTCTAG